In Paractinoplanes brasiliensis, the following proteins share a genomic window:
- a CDS encoding mechanosensitive ion channel family protein produces the protein MLLLAPTPDPSTPTDVYVTPDVSKICNTDVVCSRVFEWTGNQWLANSSYVIIVKPLRILGIILIALLIRWLIHRAIDRLTTSTSRASMPALLKPLKERVAASAEEGQFIPERRRQRAEAIGSVLRSFVSAVVFTMAALLVFGELGFNLGPLLASAGIVGVALGFGAQSLVKDLIAGLFMLLEDQYGVGDTVDVGEATGVVETVGLRITQIRDARGVLWYIRNGEIVRVGNKSQGWAMVVIDIPIGFVNSEEAIAVLRDAAEAVADQAEHQTEFLEPPDVIGVEQLTVDGAVIRTIAKTTADGQFAVQRALRRALTESLEASGLSERIAASRLLPRGSVPPAFFQDSGSDRQPGGAT, from the coding sequence GTGTTGTTGCTAGCTCCCACCCCCGATCCGTCCACTCCCACCGACGTCTACGTCACGCCCGACGTATCCAAGATCTGCAACACCGACGTGGTGTGCAGCCGTGTCTTCGAGTGGACCGGCAACCAGTGGCTCGCGAACAGCAGCTACGTGATCATCGTGAAGCCGCTGCGCATCCTCGGCATCATCCTGATCGCGCTGCTGATCCGCTGGCTGATCCACCGGGCGATCGACCGCCTGACCACCAGCACCAGCCGCGCCTCGATGCCGGCGCTGCTGAAACCGCTCAAGGAGCGGGTGGCCGCGAGCGCCGAGGAGGGCCAGTTCATCCCGGAGCGACGGCGGCAACGGGCCGAGGCGATCGGCTCGGTGCTGCGCAGCTTCGTCAGCGCGGTGGTCTTCACCATGGCGGCCCTGCTGGTCTTCGGGGAGCTCGGCTTCAACCTGGGCCCGCTGCTGGCCAGCGCCGGCATCGTCGGCGTCGCGCTCGGCTTCGGCGCGCAGAGCCTGGTCAAGGACCTGATAGCGGGTCTGTTCATGCTGCTGGAGGACCAGTACGGCGTGGGTGACACGGTGGACGTGGGCGAGGCGACCGGCGTGGTCGAGACGGTCGGGCTGCGCATCACCCAGATCCGCGACGCGCGTGGCGTGCTCTGGTACATCCGCAACGGCGAGATCGTGCGGGTGGGCAACAAGAGCCAGGGCTGGGCCATGGTGGTGATCGACATTCCGATCGGCTTCGTCAACTCGGAGGAGGCGATCGCGGTGCTGCGCGATGCCGCCGAGGCCGTGGCCGACCAGGCCGAGCACCAGACCGAGTTCCTCGAGCCGCCTGACGTGATCGGCGTCGAGCAACTGACCGTGGACGGCGCGGTGATCCGCACGATCGCCAAGACCACCGCCGACGGGCAGTTCGCTGTCCAGCGCGCACTCCGGCGAGCGCTCACCGAGTCGCTCGAGGCCTCGGGGCTGTCCGAACGGATCGCCGCCTCTCGATTGCTTCCGCGCGGCTCGGTGCCGCCCGCTTTCTTCCAGGATTCCGGAAGCGACCGGCAGCCGGGCGGGGCGACCTGA
- a CDS encoding MFS transporter: protein MFANREYRALYLSLVTNWVGDYLARAAITVLVYQQSQSVLLSAAAFAVSFLPWIIGGTLLAALAERYPYRRVLIVADIYRMALIALLLIPHVPTPVMLLIVFLASLGTPPTQAARSALQPLVVGRDKLAMAVATNTTSVQAAQVFGYVAGAALATALSPQVALVIDVITFAVSAGLVAAYVRRRPAAHARAHRSHLLRESAEGFRLVFGVPTLRAIAIMVFVLTMFAIVPEGLAAAWAAESSGDPATQGLNQGLIMAAGPLGYVVGGVLINRLAGPSRRDLLVRPLAVFSAFALVPAIAAPPAPVVAVLVGLSGFAQGGVMPTLNGKFVLILPHGYRARAYGVMQTGLQFSQFGAVMVTGLLADHFWLPLVVGLWSVGGVIVLGVLARRWPRPAVFAAAAEAAAAAPTTPPAQPPARPSVATTSITPEAP, encoded by the coding sequence TTGTTCGCCAATCGCGAGTATCGGGCGCTCTACCTGTCCCTCGTCACCAACTGGGTCGGCGACTACCTGGCCCGGGCCGCCATCACCGTCCTCGTCTACCAGCAGAGCCAGTCGGTCCTGCTGTCGGCGGCGGCGTTCGCGGTCAGCTTCCTGCCGTGGATCATCGGCGGCACGCTGCTGGCGGCGCTGGCCGAGCGGTATCCGTACCGCCGGGTGCTCATCGTGGCCGACATCTACCGCATGGCGCTCATCGCGCTCCTGCTGATCCCGCACGTGCCGACGCCGGTCATGCTGCTGATCGTCTTCCTGGCCAGCCTGGGCACGCCGCCCACGCAGGCGGCCCGCTCGGCGCTGCAACCGCTCGTGGTGGGCCGCGACAAGCTGGCGATGGCGGTCGCCACCAACACCACCAGCGTGCAGGCCGCCCAGGTCTTCGGCTATGTCGCCGGCGCCGCCCTGGCCACCGCGCTCAGTCCGCAGGTGGCGCTGGTCATCGATGTGATCACGTTCGCGGTCTCGGCCGGCCTCGTCGCCGCGTACGTGCGGCGCCGCCCGGCCGCGCACGCCCGCGCCCACCGCAGCCACCTGCTGCGGGAGTCCGCCGAGGGTTTCCGGCTGGTGTTCGGGGTGCCCACGCTGCGCGCCATCGCGATCATGGTCTTCGTCCTGACGATGTTCGCCATCGTCCCCGAGGGTCTGGCCGCCGCCTGGGCCGCCGAGAGCAGCGGGGACCCGGCCACCCAGGGCCTCAACCAGGGCCTGATCATGGCCGCCGGGCCGCTCGGCTACGTGGTGGGCGGGGTGCTGATCAACCGGCTTGCCGGGCCGTCCCGGCGCGACCTGCTGGTGCGGCCGCTCGCCGTCTTCTCGGCGTTCGCGCTCGTGCCCGCCATCGCCGCGCCGCCCGCGCCGGTCGTCGCCGTGCTGGTCGGCTTGTCCGGCTTCGCCCAGGGCGGAGTCATGCCCACCCTGAACGGCAAATTCGTGCTGATCCTGCCGCACGGGTACCGCGCCCGGGCGTACGGCGTCATGCAGACCGGCCTGCAGTTCAGCCAGTTCGGCGCGGTGATGGTGACCGGCCTGCTGGCCGACCACTTCTGGCTTCCGCTGGTCGTCGGGCTGTGGAGCGTCGGGGGCGTGATCGTGCTGGGTGTCCTGGCCCGGCGCTGGCCACGGCCCGCCGTGTTCGCCGCCGCGGCCGAGGCCGCCGCGGCCGCGCCCACCACGCCGCCGGCGCAGCCCCCGGCCCGCCCGAGCGTCGCCACGACCAGCATCACACCCGAGGCGCCCTGA
- a CDS encoding globin, whose product MTAPAPKEASFFDAVGGEPTFRRLVDRFYQGVADDPLLRPMYPEEDLGPAADRLTLFLMQYWGGPNTYSASRGHPRLRMRHAPFRVDPAARDAWLKHMRDAVDSIELPQPLHDELWNYLERAAYFMVNSMDENG is encoded by the coding sequence GTGACCGCACCCGCTCCGAAAGAGGCCAGCTTCTTCGACGCCGTCGGCGGCGAGCCCACCTTCCGGCGCCTCGTCGACCGGTTCTACCAGGGCGTCGCCGACGACCCGCTGCTGCGCCCGATGTATCCCGAGGAAGACCTCGGACCGGCGGCCGACCGGCTGACGCTGTTTCTCATGCAGTACTGGGGCGGCCCGAACACGTACTCGGCGTCCCGGGGGCACCCGCGGCTGCGCATGCGGCATGCGCCGTTCCGGGTCGACCCGGCGGCGCGGGACGCCTGGCTCAAGCACATGCGCGACGCCGTCGACTCGATCGAGCTGCCGCAGCCCCTGCACGACGAGCTGTGGAACTACCTCGAGCGCGCGGCCTACTTCATGGTCAACAGCATGGACGAGAACGGCTGA
- a CDS encoding delta-60 repeat domain-containing protein, whose amino-acid sequence MRRRLLAAATVVAAALACAHPAAADMAHSTVVSTNPVDYTPHVLDGTVWSMAVVGDTVVVGGAFTKVADSSRRTTFARKNLFAFGLHDGAVRSFAPQVDGAVYSLSAGPGGTVYAGGAFKTVNGAAQRGLTKLTLGGQRVSAFTARIGWGDVRALQARGSRLYAAGTFQAINGVNRAGLARLNADTGAVDTGFDARLSAPGLTRTRVEHFDISPDGRKLVAIGALLRASGYDRTQIAMFDVAGPTAQLSNWYTDAYKPQCMKGFDTYLRQVKFSPDGSYIVVAATGRASSPDRLCDSAARFEVGGAGRHNPTWVQRTGGDSLYAVAVTGAAVYLGGHQRYFDNPYGTDAKGPGPGAVSRPGIGAVSSSTGRSLSWNPTRKRGVGVRVFVALPQGLLVGSDTDELGKEYHGRIGLFPMR is encoded by the coding sequence ATGCGCCGCCGCCTGCTCGCCGCTGCCACCGTCGTCGCCGCCGCCCTGGCGTGCGCGCACCCCGCCGCGGCCGACATGGCCCACTCCACCGTGGTCTCGACCAACCCGGTCGACTACACGCCGCACGTCCTGGACGGAACGGTCTGGTCGATGGCGGTGGTCGGTGACACCGTGGTCGTCGGCGGCGCCTTCACCAAGGTCGCCGACAGCAGCCGCCGAACCACCTTCGCCCGCAAGAACCTGTTCGCCTTCGGCCTGCACGACGGGGCCGTCCGCAGCTTCGCCCCGCAGGTCGACGGCGCGGTCTACTCGCTCTCGGCCGGCCCCGGCGGCACGGTCTACGCCGGCGGCGCCTTCAAGACCGTCAACGGCGCCGCCCAGCGTGGCCTGACCAAACTCACCCTCGGCGGGCAGCGGGTCAGCGCCTTCACAGCCAGGATCGGGTGGGGTGACGTCCGGGCGTTGCAGGCCCGCGGCTCCCGCCTGTACGCGGCCGGGACGTTCCAGGCGATCAACGGGGTCAACCGGGCCGGGCTCGCCCGCCTCAACGCCGACACGGGCGCGGTCGACACCGGCTTCGACGCCCGCCTCAGCGCCCCCGGCCTCACCCGGACCAGGGTCGAGCACTTCGACATCTCGCCCGACGGGCGCAAACTGGTCGCCATCGGCGCGCTGCTGCGGGCGAGCGGATACGACCGCACCCAGATCGCCATGTTCGACGTGGCCGGCCCCACGGCGCAGCTGTCCAACTGGTACACCGACGCCTACAAGCCGCAGTGCATGAAGGGCTTCGACACGTACCTGCGCCAGGTGAAGTTCTCGCCCGACGGCTCGTACATCGTGGTCGCGGCGACCGGGCGCGCGTCCTCCCCCGACCGGCTGTGCGACTCGGCGGCCCGCTTCGAGGTGGGCGGCGCCGGGCGGCACAATCCCACCTGGGTACAGCGTACGGGTGGCGACTCGCTGTACGCGGTGGCCGTGACCGGGGCGGCTGTCTACCTCGGCGGGCACCAGCGCTACTTCGACAACCCGTACGGCACCGACGCCAAGGGCCCCGGCCCCGGAGCGGTGTCGCGCCCGGGGATCGGCGCCGTCAGCTCCAGCACCGGCCGCTCGTTGTCGTGGAACCCCACCCGCAAGCGCGGCGTCGGCGTCCGGGTCTTCGTAGCCCTGCCCCAGGGCCTGCTGGTCGGCTCCGACACCGACGAGCTGGGCAAGGAGTACCACGGCCGCATCGGCCTGTTCCCCATGCGCTGA
- a CDS encoding YbjN domain-containing protein, with protein sequence MPWWSWRPGSAAGSAPEADEDSTVRSGTVRVGVPAQREPGRLPVPVEVNGSEEPEVVAPVTLARIGKSLDLLDIRFLADGGGSLLAMWERHAVLFTLEGPDDEILVMRARPHATVPPDWADRAYRVVNEWNHTRRFCKAYVGDPTERGQLPIYAELQVPLAAGAHDPLLTELLDCGAAVATSFVDWLHDEGALL encoded by the coding sequence ATGCCGTGGTGGTCATGGCGTCCGGGTTCCGCCGCGGGCAGCGCGCCGGAGGCCGACGAGGATTCGACGGTTCGCAGCGGCACGGTGCGTGTCGGAGTTCCCGCGCAGCGTGAGCCGGGCCGGCTGCCGGTTCCGGTCGAGGTGAACGGCAGCGAGGAGCCCGAGGTCGTCGCCCCGGTGACGCTCGCACGCATCGGCAAGTCGCTGGATCTGCTCGACATCCGTTTCCTCGCCGACGGCGGCGGCAGCCTGCTGGCCATGTGGGAGCGGCACGCGGTGCTGTTCACCCTCGAAGGCCCGGACGACGAGATCCTCGTGATGCGCGCCCGCCCGCACGCCACGGTTCCGCCCGACTGGGCCGACCGCGCCTACCGGGTGGTCAACGAGTGGAACCACACCCGCCGCTTCTGCAAGGCCTACGTGGGCGACCCCACCGAACGGGGCCAGCTCCCGATCTACGCCGAGCTCCAGGTGCCTCTGGCCGCCGGCGCCCACGACCCGCTGCTGACGGAACTCCTGGACTGCGGCGCAGCGGTGGCCACCTCCTTCGTGGACTGGCTGCACGACGAAGGCGCCCTCCTTTAG
- a CDS encoding acyl-CoA thioesterase, with product MTESARFVHHVPVRWSDMDAYGHVNNARFLTLYEEARVAMFFIGAREHGLGSFEEGIVIARHEIDYLRPIDYGDPVRVEMWISEQRAASFTVSYEMFDNDVLASRARSVCVPYHLANGHPRRLTEAEREFLKPYLEVAS from the coding sequence GTGACTGAGTCTGCCCGCTTTGTGCATCACGTGCCCGTGCGCTGGTCCGACATGGACGCGTACGGGCACGTGAACAATGCGCGTTTCCTCACCCTGTACGAGGAGGCGCGTGTCGCCATGTTCTTCATCGGCGCCCGCGAGCACGGGCTGGGGTCGTTCGAGGAGGGCATCGTCATCGCCCGCCACGAGATCGACTACCTGCGCCCGATCGACTACGGAGATCCCGTACGGGTGGAGATGTGGATCTCGGAGCAGCGCGCGGCGTCGTTCACCGTCTCGTACGAGATGTTCGACAACGACGTGCTGGCCAGCCGGGCCCGTTCCGTCTGCGTGCCCTACCACCTGGCCAACGGGCACCCGCGGCGGCTCACGGAGGCCGAGCGGGAGTTCCTCAAGCCCTATCTCGAGGTGGCGTCGTGA